Proteins from one Setaria italica strain Yugu1 chromosome V, Setaria_italica_v2.0, whole genome shotgun sequence genomic window:
- the LOC101764482 gene encoding Bowman-Birk type trypsin inhibitor isoform X2 has translation MEKRVASRILLMMLSLQALLLVAGLSTPAATTVAVAGGSGEDMGGAIRLPSDTASGERPWKCCDLQTCTKSIPAFCRCRDLLEQCSDACKECGKVRDSDPPRYICQDVYRGIPAPMCHEHQGRTNQVVVVHAEMAAVVRGSKKGENGKGRPWKCCDKAVPGPTTEGQVWYCMDKVDKCTCNRCFELEGSHRYYYCLDGYQGSDPGPSCTTHA, from the exons ATGGAGAAAAGAGTTGCTTCAAGGATCCTGCTGATGATGCTTTCGCTCCAGGCTCTGCTCCTTGTCGCCGGGCtctccacccccgccgccaccacggtggcggtggctggcggctCCGGCGAGGACATGGGCGGCGCCATTCGCCTTCCCAGCGACACCGCGTCAGGTGAGAGGCCGTGGAAGTGCTGCGACCTGCAAACATGCACCAAGTCGATCCCAGCGTTCTGCCGGTGCCGGGACCTGCTTGAGCAGTGCTCGGACGCCTGCAAGGAGTGCGGCAAGGTGAGGGACTCGGACCCTCCGCGCTACATTTGCCAGGACGTGTACAGAGGCATCCCCGCGCCCATGTGCCACGAGCACCAAGGGAGGACGAACCAAGTGGTCGTCGTCCATGCCG AGATGGCGGCAGTTGTGAGGGGGTCGAAGAAGGGAGAAAATGGCAAGGGGAGGCCATGGAAATGCTGCGACAAGGCCGTCCCCGGGCCGACGACGGAGGGACAGGTGTGGTACTGCATGGACAAGGTGGACAAGTGCACCTGCAACCGCTGCTTCGAGCTGGAGGGCAGTCACCGCTACTACTACTGCCTCGACGGATACCAGGGCAGTGACCCAGGGCCAAGCTGCACTACCCATGCAtga
- the LOC101769912 gene encoding tetraketide alpha-pyrone reductase 2, with protein MPEYCVTGGTGFIAAHLIRALLAAGHTVRATVRDPEDEGKVGFLWELDGAGERLTLVRADLMVEGSFDEAVSGVDGVFHTASPVVVVAGGKGVQEELVDPIVKGASNVLRSCARASERPRRVVFTSSCSCVRYCHAATLNESHWSDADYCKSYNLWYAYAKTVAEKEAWRLAKEHGLDLVVVNPSFVIGPALGPRPTSTILIVLAMLKGELGKYPNTTIGFVHVDDVVLCHVLAMEDARASGRLICSCDVAHWSEILSSLRERYPQYPIPTECSAQKGDDRPHRMDTTKIRALGFPPFLSVQQMFDDCIKSFQDKGLLP; from the exons ATGCCGGAGTACTGCGTGACCGGGGGGACGGGTTTCATCGCGGCGCACCTCATCCgggcgctgctcgccgccggtcACACGGTTCGCGCCACGGTCAGAGATCCAG AGGATGAAGGCAAGGTCGGGTTCCTGTGGGAGCTGgatggcgccggcgagcggctgACGCTGGTGCGCGCGGACCTGATGGTGGAGGGGAGCTTCGACGAGGCCGTGAGCGGCGTGGACGGCGTCTTCCACACGGCCTCCCCCGTGGTGGTGGtcgccggcggcaagggcgTGCAGGAGGAGCTGGTGGACCCGATCGTGAAGGGCGCGTCGAACGTGCTGCGGTCGTGCGCCCGGGCGTCGGAGCGCCCGCGCCGCGTCGTCTTCACCTCGTCCTGCTCCTGCGTCCGCTACTGCCACGCCGCCACGCTCAACGAGTCGCACTGGTCCGACGCCGACTACTGCAAGTCCTACAAC CTGTGGTACGCGTACGCCAAGACGGTGGCGGAGAAGGAGGCGTGGCGGCTGGCGAAGGAGCACGGCCTCGACCTGGTGGTGGTGAACCCGTCGTTCGTCATCGGCCCGGCGCTGGGGCCCAGGCCCACAAGCACCATACTCATCGTCCTCGCCATGCTCAAAG GGGAGCTGGGCAAGTACCCGAACACGACGATCGGGTTCGTGCACGTGGACGACGTGGTGCTGTGCCACGTCCTGGCCATGGAGGACGCCAGGGCCTCCGGGCGGCTCATCTGCTCCTGCGACGTCGCGCACTGGTCGGAGATCCTCTCCTCGCTCAGGGAGAGGTACCCGCAGTACCCCATCCCCACGGAGTGCAGCGCCCAGAAGGGGGACGACAGGCCGCACAGGATGGACACCACCAAGATCAGGGCGCTGGGATTCCCGCCATTCCTCTCCGTGCAGCAGATGTTCGACGACTGCATCAAGAGCTTCCAGGACAAGGGCCTCCTCCCGTAG
- the LOC101764482 gene encoding Bowman-Birk type trypsin inhibitor isoform X1, with product MEKRVASRILLMMLSLQALLLVAGLSTPAATTVAVAGGSGEDMGGAIRLPSDTASGERPWKCCDLQTCTKSIPAFCRCRDLLEQCSDACKECGKVRDSDPPRYICQDVYRGIPAPMCHEHQGRTNQVVVVHAGPKEMAAVVRGSKKGENGKGRPWKCCDKAVPGPTTEGQVWYCMDKVDKCTCNRCFELEGSHRYYYCLDGYQGSDPGPSCTTHA from the exons ATGGAGAAAAGAGTTGCTTCAAGGATCCTGCTGATGATGCTTTCGCTCCAGGCTCTGCTCCTTGTCGCCGGGCtctccacccccgccgccaccacggtggcggtggctggcggctCCGGCGAGGACATGGGCGGCGCCATTCGCCTTCCCAGCGACACCGCGTCAGGTGAGAGGCCGTGGAAGTGCTGCGACCTGCAAACATGCACCAAGTCGATCCCAGCGTTCTGCCGGTGCCGGGACCTGCTTGAGCAGTGCTCGGACGCCTGCAAGGAGTGCGGCAAGGTGAGGGACTCGGACCCTCCGCGCTACATTTGCCAGGACGTGTACAGAGGCATCCCCGCGCCCATGTGCCACGAGCACCAAGGGAGGACGAACCAAGTGGTCGTCGTCCATGCCG GTCCTAAAGAGATGGCGGCAGTTGTGAGGGGGTCGAAGAAGGGAGAAAATGGCAAGGGGAGGCCATGGAAATGCTGCGACAAGGCCGTCCCCGGGCCGACGACGGAGGGACAGGTGTGGTACTGCATGGACAAGGTGGACAAGTGCACCTGCAACCGCTGCTTCGAGCTGGAGGGCAGTCACCGCTACTACTACTGCCTCGACGGATACCAGGGCAGTGACCCAGGGCCAAGCTGCACTACCCATGCAtga
- the LOC101764076 gene encoding putative receptor-like protein kinase At4g00960 translates to MPAAARSSSWTWACGCCAGRRKTGGGGEAGGGAGASGRAEEGDEWSLFMDLPVLETATDGFSDDNLLGRGGFGPVYKGVLQDGQQIAVKKLSLGSRQGVREFLNEVQLLLKVQHRNLVSLLGCCASSGHKMLVYPYFPNGSLDHILFNKEKSVQLDWPKRYQIIIGLARGLLYLHEESPVKIIHRDIKASNVLLDEQLSPKIADFGMARLFLEDASHVNTLRISGTYGYMAPEYAMNGYLSTKTDVFSFGILVLEIVSGRKNFARHVDDEKVDLLNYTWKLFEGGRALEIVDPSLSDPDTEQTRLCIQLGLLCCQAVVSDRPDMHSVHLILSSDSFTLPKPGKPAIHGRTGRWMTTTTASGSASAWATGASNANTTSTFGTDTNTTRASVLANIAEDESRNSISISFTTEGR, encoded by the exons ATGCCTGCCGCGGCGCGGTCGTCGTCGTGGACGTGGGCGTGCGGGTGCtgcgcggggaggaggaagaccggcggcgggggcgaggcgggcggcggagcgggcgcGTCGGGGCGCGCGGAGGAGGGCGACGAGTGGAGCCTCTTCATGGACCTGCCCGTGCTCGAGACCGCCACGGATGGCTTCTCCGACGACAACCTCCTCGGCCGCGGCGGGTTCGGACCCGTCTACAAG GGGGTGCTGCAGGACGGCCAGCAGATCGCCGTGAAGAAGCTGTCGCTGGGGTCACGGCAAGGCGTGCGCGAGTTCCTGAACGAGGTCCAGCTCCTGCTCAAGGTGCAGCACCGGAACCTGGTGTCTCTGCTTGGCTGCTGCGCTTCCTCCGGCCACAAGATGCTCGTCTACCCCtacttccccaatggcagcctCGACCATATCCTCTTCA ATAAGGAAAAAAGTGTGCAGCTAGATTGGCCAAAACGATACCAGATAATCATTGGATTAGCCAGAGGCCTTCTCTACCTCCACGAGGAATCTCCGGTCAAAATCATACACAGAGACATCAAGGCGAGCAACGTGCTCCTCGACGAGCAGCTGAGCCCAAAGATTGCAGATTTCGGCATGGCGAGGCTCTTCCTGGAGGACGCGTCGCACGTGAACACACTCAGGATCTCCGGCACATA TGGTTACATGGCTCCAGAGTACGCGATGAACGGCTACCTGTCGACCAAGACTGACGTCTTCAGCTTCGGGATCCTGGTGCTGGAGATAGTGAGCGGACGCAAGAACTTCGCCCGGCATGTGGACGACGAGAAGGTCGACCTCTTGAACTAT ACATGGAAGCTGTTCGAAGGAGGACGGGCCCTGGAGATCGTGGACCCGTCCCTGTCCGACCCCGACACCGAGCAGACGCGGCTGTGCATCCAGCTCGGCCTGCTGTGCTGCCAGGCCGTGGTGTCGGACCGGCCGGACATGCACAGCGTGCACCTCATCCTGTCGAGCGACTCCTTCACGCTGCCCAAGCCGGGGAAGCCGGCGATCCACGGCCGGACGGGGCGgtggatgacgacgacgacggcttcAGGATCGGCGTCGGCGTGGGCCACCGGTGCCTCCAACGCGAACACCACCAGCACGTTCGGCACGGACACGAACACGACGAGGGCCTCCGTGCTGGCCAATATCGCCGAGGACGAGTCCAGGAACTCCATTTCCATATCCTTCACCACGGAAGGCAGGTGA
- the LOC101770320 gene encoding Bowman-Birk type trypsin inhibitor, whose amino-acid sequence MARGVASNPLMLSLEAAVLLLVAAGVPAAALRDDMDAIRVPTHVRGVADLVTAVARATKGDDEKRPWKCCDLAMCMRSWPPICRCLDEVERCSGACRNCEETGDSRRTCVDWYKGQPGPQCHHKDAAERQAAAAADAEKKGGDEKRPWKCCSLPICTRSQPPICHCWDEVKRCSSACVHCEVVEGSSGGPRRYRCLDTHHGDPGPRCREKQWAPTVATSYRF is encoded by the exons ATGGCGAGAGGCGTTGCCTCCAACCCGCTAATGCTTTCGCTCGAGGCGGCCGTgctgctcctcgtcgccgccggggtCCCCGCGGCGGCCCTCCGCGACGACATGGACGCCATTCGCGTCCCCACCCATGTCAGAG GCGTTGCTGACCTTGtcacggcggtggcgcgcgcgaCGAAGGGTGACGATGAGAAGAGGCCGTGGAAGTGCTGCGACCTCGCCATGTGCATGAGGTCGTGGCCGCCGATCTGCCGGTGCCTCGACGAGGTCGAGCGCTGCTCCGGCGCCTGCAGGAACTGCGAGGAGACGGGGGACTCGCGCCGCACCTGCGTCGACTGGTACAAGGGCCAGCCCGGGCCCCAGTGCCACCACAAGGACGCAGCTGAGCGACAggcggcagctgctgctgacGCGGAGAAGAAGGGCGGCGACGAGAAGAGGCCGTGGAAATGCTGCAGCCTGCCCATCTGCACCAGGTCGCAGCCTCCGATCTGCCACTGCTGGGACGAGGTGAAGCGCTGCTCCAGCGCCTGCGTGCACTGCGAGGTGGTGGAGGGCTCGTCGGGCGGCCCGCGCCGCTACCGCTGCCTGGACACGCACCACGGCGACCCCGGGCCGAGGTGCCGGGAGAAACAGTGGGCGCCGACCGTCGCCACCAGCTACCGTTTCTAG